In a single window of the Ruminococcus albus 7 = DSM 20455 genome:
- a CDS encoding septum formation initiator family protein, which produces MTKYNDHSNLAHELELPYDNNADRDAAAEREGRKNGARAVPAMSFGSKLAWAVLIIVAISMMGSLIYGKVEISRLYSERAGLEKQLDQLQNENISMQSEIAERMNMTKVEEYARNDLGLHKLDKSQIEYIEVETPSVAEVKTNDKEDVFMRFKHWFDRASEYVSH; this is translated from the coding sequence ATGACAAAATATAATGACCACAGCAACCTTGCTCATGAGCTCGAACTGCCTTATGATAACAATGCCGACCGCGACGCTGCGGCTGAACGCGAGGGCAGAAAAAACGGAGCACGCGCTGTTCCTGCAATGAGTTTCGGATCCAAGCTCGCATGGGCTGTTCTTATCATAGTTGCTATCTCCATGATGGGCAGCCTTATCTACGGTAAGGTGGAAATATCCAGACTTTACAGCGAAAGGGCAGGTCTTGAAAAACAGCTCGATCAGCTTCAGAACGAGAATATCAGTATGCAGTCCGAGATCGCTGAAAGAATGAATATGACCAAGGTAGAAGAATATGCACGAAACGATCTGGGTCTGCATAAGCTGGATAAATCCCAGATAGAGTATATCGAGGTAGAAACACCTTCTGTAGCCGAGGTAAAGACAAACGACAAGGAAGATGTATTCATGCGATTCAAACACTGGTTTGATCGTGCATCGGAATATGTAAGTCACTAA
- a CDS encoding penicillin-binding transpeptidase domain-containing protein, which yields MTDKPSLKMKTRLTIWLCLPVLLLLIYMIWGIWKVSIKEGQKWKDLANSQQLKSTVVTASRGSMYDAKGNVLAQSATVFRIYVDPIMLRQQCDARDKRIEELKAAIKEEDNADKVLKYNEELKTAKTSEETFNELADFLALKLQLETGEVKSKLGDVTSQYVILADDVEKTLRDEIDSKLTELKIDGVRGEPQTRRVYPQESLAAHVLGYTDFEDNGIYGLEAYYDDYLKGVDGRVITAKDKDGNDIPYRYKQSYDVQDGNDLNLNIDINIQYMLEKGLRKAYEENLPTDRVCGIIMNPKTGQVYAEATCFSYDPNEPSLISDKQVSERLAGLKGKAEYDTERQNAWSLQWKDKCVSELYFPGSVFKIITGASALEEKAISLDDTFTCGGHITVEDRDISCWTTGDHGTQNLAAAMANSCNPAFVQIGLKLGADNFVKYFDGFGYNELTGIDLPGEVNSYNIHFLNWLGPVELATSAFGQTNKVTPIQMITAVSAAVNGGYVLTPRVVSSITDQNGNVVKRNDKEVKRQIISEETSAAMRDILKGVVETNKSSNCYIPGYSIGGKSGTSQKLDENAKGDTYVGSYCAFAPAEDPEIIMLVLVDHPTGEQFYGSMVAAPICQEVLSEVLPYMGMFPNYTDEELQSISINVPNVQYYTVEEAQKTLEELGFVVKIKGEGDTVLRQMPAGVKIEHGGSVVLYTDQRTEIEKVTVPNIQGLTREQAKATLEMYGLNLIAEGSAAAEEVSFAMGDQTYEPGTSVPLGTAVTVTFTTTVVASQ from the coding sequence ATGACCGATAAACCAAGTCTTAAAATGAAAACCAGGCTGACTATATGGCTTTGCCTGCCTGTACTGCTCCTGCTGATATACATGATATGGGGCATATGGAAGGTATCCATAAAGGAAGGTCAAAAATGGAAGGATCTGGCTAATTCTCAACAGCTGAAATCCACAGTAGTAACAGCGTCAAGAGGTTCAATGTACGATGCCAAGGGCAACGTGCTCGCCCAGAGCGCTACGGTATTCAGGATATACGTTGATCCCATAATGCTGCGCCAGCAGTGCGATGCGAGGGATAAACGTATTGAAGAACTGAAAGCCGCTATCAAGGAAGAGGATAACGCGGACAAGGTGCTCAAATACAACGAAGAGCTCAAGACCGCCAAAACAAGCGAAGAGACCTTCAATGAACTGGCTGATTTCCTTGCGCTGAAACTCCAGCTGGAAACAGGCGAGGTGAAAAGCAAGCTGGGCGATGTTACCAGCCAGTACGTCATTCTTGCTGATGATGTTGAGAAGACACTTCGCGATGAGATAGATTCCAAGCTTACAGAGCTTAAAATAGACGGTGTAAGAGGCGAGCCGCAGACCAGACGCGTTTACCCCCAGGAATCACTGGCTGCCCATGTGCTGGGATATACCGATTTCGAGGATAACGGTATCTACGGTCTTGAAGCTTATTACGATGACTACCTCAAAGGCGTTGACGGAAGAGTGATCACCGCAAAGGACAAGGACGGAAACGATATCCCCTACCGCTATAAGCAGAGCTATGATGTTCAGGACGGCAACGACCTCAACCTGAATATAGATATAAATATACAGTATATGCTGGAAAAGGGTCTGCGTAAGGCTTATGAGGAGAACCTCCCCACCGACAGAGTCTGCGGTATAATAATGAACCCCAAGACAGGTCAGGTTTACGCAGAGGCTACGTGCTTCAGCTATGACCCCAATGAACCCTCGCTGATATCCGATAAGCAGGTGTCCGAAAGACTTGCAGGACTGAAGGGTAAAGCCGAATACGATACCGAAAGACAGAACGCATGGAGCCTGCAGTGGAAAGACAAATGCGTTTCCGAGCTGTACTTCCCTGGCTCTGTATTCAAGATAATCACAGGTGCATCGGCGCTGGAAGAAAAGGCGATATCACTGGATGATACATTCACCTGCGGCGGCCATATAACCGTAGAGGACAGAGATATCTCCTGCTGGACCACCGGTGACCACGGCACACAGAATCTGGCAGCGGCTATGGCAAATTCCTGTAACCCTGCATTCGTGCAGATAGGTCTTAAACTTGGCGCTGATAACTTTGTAAAATACTTCGACGGTTTCGGATATAATGAGCTTACAGGCATCGACCTGCCCGGCGAGGTAAATTCTTACAATATACATTTTCTTAACTGGCTGGGTCCCGTTGAACTGGCGACCTCAGCTTTCGGACAGACCAACAAGGTAACTCCGATACAGATGATAACAGCCGTTTCCGCAGCAGTAAACGGCGGCTATGTGCTTACACCGAGAGTTGTCAGCAGCATAACCGACCAGAACGGAAACGTGGTAAAAAGAAATGATAAGGAAGTAAAAAGACAGATAATCTCCGAGGAGACCTCGGCTGCCATGAGAGATATACTCAAAGGCGTCGTTGAAACAAACAAGAGCTCAAACTGCTATATCCCAGGTTACAGCATAGGCGGTAAATCTGGTACTTCGCAGAAGCTGGACGAAAACGCAAAGGGTGATACCTACGTTGGTTCCTACTGTGCATTCGCTCCCGCTGAGGATCCCGAGATCATCATGCTGGTGCTGGTAGACCACCCTACAGGCGAGCAGTTCTACGGAAGTATGGTGGCTGCACCTATCTGTCAGGAGGTCCTCAGTGAGGTCCTGCCCTATATGGGTATGTTCCCGAATTATACCGATGAGGAGCTCCAGTCCATCTCAATCAATGTTCCCAACGTTCAGTATTATACCGTTGAGGAAGCTCAGAAGACACTTGAAGAACTGGGCTTCGTAGTCAAGATCAAGGGCGAGGGCGATACCGTCCTAAGACAGATGCCCGCAGGCGTAAAGATCGAACACGGCGGTTCCGTGGTGCTGTATACAGACCAGAGGACTGAGATCGAAAAGGTCACTGTTCCCAATATACAGGGTCTTACCAGAGAACAGGCAAAGGCAACACTTGAAATGTACGGTCTGAACCTTATAGCAGAAGGCTCTGCAGCAGCGGAAGAAGTAAGCTTTGCTATGGGTGACCAGACCTATGAACCCGGTACCAGCGTACCTCTCGGCACAGCTGTTACTGTAACATTCACTACCACCGTGGTAGCCTCGCAGTAA
- a CDS encoding UDP-N-acetylmuramoyl-L-alanyl-D-glutamate--2,6-diaminopimelate ligase, whose product MKLYELIKDVAETSLPDMEITGITSDTRAEVTEGSIFVCIKGKTFDGHDAAQQMLDKGCAAVVCERDLGLERQIIVTDTRAAFPMLCSAWFGHPERELELIGVTGTNGKTTITTVIKKVLSGFGFKVGLIGTCQNEIGDKIIPTARTTPEPYDLFELFRKMADEGCKYTVMEVSSQGLEQKRVQGCHFKAGIFTNLTQDHLDVHGTMENYYQAKKMLFDICDTAIINTDDEYGRRYVTEIPCPYKTYSVNGKADFRAEDVMLGTTGVKYVFCDGKVKKNVSFNMPGLFNVSNSLAVIACMEVLGFTPCNTIKEFEKIQGVRGRAEIIPTGRDFTVICDYAHTPDALINVLSAIKEGSKGKVKCLFGCGGNRDRTKRAPMAAAAAEHADFLIVTSDNPRDEDPDDIINDVLKGLEGKDTPYVRMTDRREAIHWAIKNAEKDDIIVLAGKGHEDYQILAGGVKIHFDEREVVADALKEI is encoded by the coding sequence ATGAAATTATACGAACTTATAAAGGATGTGGCAGAGACCTCTCTGCCCGATATGGAAATAACAGGTATCACCTCCGATACAAGAGCGGAGGTCACTGAGGGCAGCATATTCGTATGCATAAAGGGCAAGACCTTTGACGGCCACGATGCTGCTCAGCAGATGCTCGACAAGGGCTGCGCTGCAGTTGTCTGCGAAAGAGATCTCGGTCTTGAAAGACAGATAATCGTCACCGATACAAGAGCCGCTTTCCCCATGCTGTGTTCAGCATGGTTCGGTCACCCCGAGAGAGAACTGGAACTCATAGGAGTTACAGGCACTAACGGAAAGACTACTATCACCACCGTCATTAAGAAAGTTCTCAGCGGCTTCGGCTTCAAGGTAGGCCTTATAGGTACCTGCCAGAACGAGATAGGCGATAAGATCATACCAACAGCCAGAACTACTCCCGAGCCCTATGACCTGTTTGAGCTGTTCCGCAAAATGGCGGATGAAGGATGTAAATACACCGTAATGGAAGTATCATCTCAGGGACTTGAACAGAAGAGAGTGCAGGGCTGCCATTTCAAGGCAGGTATATTCACCAATCTTACCCAGGATCACCTTGATGTTCACGGCACCATGGAGAACTACTATCAGGCAAAGAAGATGCTGTTCGATATATGCGATACAGCCATAATAAATACCGATGACGAGTACGGCAGACGTTATGTCACAGAGATACCCTGCCCCTATAAGACATATTCGGTAAACGGCAAAGCCGATTTCCGCGCCGAGGACGTTATGCTTGGCACAACAGGCGTAAAGTACGTCTTCTGTGACGGCAAGGTAAAAAAGAATGTCAGCTTTAATATGCCCGGACTTTTCAACGTATCCAACTCCCTGGCGGTAATCGCCTGCATGGAAGTGCTCGGATTCACCCCTTGCAATACCATAAAGGAATTCGAGAAGATACAGGGTGTCCGCGGCAGAGCCGAGATAATCCCCACGGGACGTGACTTCACGGTTATATGTGACTACGCACACACTCCCGATGCGCTGATAAATGTGCTCTCAGCTATCAAGGAGGGCTCAAAGGGCAAGGTCAAGTGCCTGTTCGGATGCGGCGGCAACCGCGACCGTACAAAGCGTGCACCAATGGCAGCAGCCGCTGCCGAACACGCAGATTTCCTGATAGTTACATCGGATAATCCCAGAGATGAAGATCCCGATGATATAATAAACGATGTTCTCAAAGGTCTTGAAGGCAAGGATACTCCCTATGTCCGCATGACCGACAGACGCGAGGCTATACACTGGGCGATAAAGAATGCCGAAAAAGACGATATCATCGTGCTGGCAGGCAAGGGTCACGAAGACTACCAGATACTGGCAGGCGGTGTAAAGATACATTTCGATGAACGCGAAGTAGTAGCTGACGCACTGAAGGAGATCTGA
- a CDS encoding UDP-N-acetylmuramoyl-tripeptide--D-alanyl-D-alanine ligase, with the protein MEKLMLSEIIEAVRGSYGYPANVEVKDISTDTRTITEGSLFIALKGANFDGHDFAAKAMELGAIAVVTERPVDGARCLIVDSTAQALLDSASYYRSKFDIPLVGITGSVGKTTTKEMIYSVLSRSFKTLKTEANHNNEVGMPKTLLELDNTHQAAVIEMGMNHKGEISRMSTSCKPTICVITNIGVSHIENLGSQEGILKAKMEILDGASADAPLILCRDDKLLAKAEIYGGRQVWYYSVSKKDCDVYASDIAADSKGISFTIHYKREKLNARINCLGEHNVKNALAAFCAGAAAGMENEDIIAGLADFRPEGMRQNIITENGMTFVLDCYNAAPDSMKASLSVLSQISVRGRRFAVLGDMLELGKGTARYHRTVGEYVKASKTDVLLCYGKNSTYYIEGACDKGFDRENTKHFESHEELVEYLKANLKEGDAVLFKGSRGMKLEEVYEAIKQA; encoded by the coding sequence ATGGAAAAATTAATGCTTTCAGAAATAATAGAGGCAGTAAGAGGAAGCTACGGCTACCCTGCCAATGTGGAGGTCAAGGATATCTCCACCGATACAAGGACCATAACCGAGGGTTCCCTGTTCATAGCACTAAAGGGCGCTAATTTTGACGGTCATGACTTTGCCGCAAAGGCAATGGAACTCGGTGCGATAGCTGTTGTAACGGAAAGACCCGTAGACGGTGCCAGATGCCTTATCGTGGATTCCACAGCACAGGCACTGCTTGATTCAGCCTCCTACTACCGCAGCAAGTTCGATATACCGCTGGTGGGAATAACAGGCAGCGTGGGCAAGACAACTACCAAGGAAATGATATACAGCGTCCTTTCCCGCAGCTTCAAGACCCTCAAAACAGAAGCCAACCACAATAACGAAGTAGGTATGCCAAAGACCCTGCTGGAGCTTGACAATACTCATCAGGCTGCTGTAATAGAGATGGGCATGAACCACAAGGGCGAGATATCGAGAATGTCCACAAGCTGCAAGCCGACTATATGTGTCATCACCAATATAGGTGTATCTCATATAGAGAACCTCGGTTCGCAGGAGGGTATACTAAAAGCCAAAATGGAGATACTCGACGGTGCTTCCGCCGATGCGCCGCTGATACTCTGCCGCGATGACAAACTTCTTGCAAAAGCTGAGATATACGGCGGCAGACAGGTGTGGTATTACTCAGTCTCCAAAAAGGACTGTGATGTATACGCATCCGATATCGCCGCTGACAGCAAGGGCATAAGCTTCACTATACACTATAAGAGAGAAAAGCTCAACGCAAGGATAAACTGCCTTGGCGAGCATAATGTAAAGAACGCACTGGCTGCCTTCTGCGCAGGTGCGGCGGCAGGTATGGAGAATGAAGATATCATCGCAGGCCTTGCCGATTTCAGACCCGAGGGTATGCGCCAGAACATCATCACCGAAAACGGCATGACCTTCGTGCTGGACTGCTACAACGCAGCTCCCGATTCCATGAAGGCAAGCCTTTCTGTACTGAGCCAGATATCCGTCCGCGGCAGACGTTTTGCTGTGCTTGGTGATATGCTGGAGCTCGGCAAGGGTACCGCGAGATATCACCGTACAGTCGGTGAATATGTCAAGGCTTCAAAGACAGATGTGCTCCTCTGCTACGGAAAGAATTCCACATACTATATAGAAGGTGCCTGCGACAAGGGCTTCGACCGCGAGAATACTAAGCATTTTGAATCTCACGAGGAACTTGTGGAGTATCTGAAGGCTAACCTCAAAGAGGGCGATGCTGTGCTGTTCAAGGGCAGCCGCGGCATGAAGCTTGAAGAAGTATACGAGGCGATAAAACAGGCGTGA
- a CDS encoding glycosyltransferase family 4 protein — MKLTFIIFALQLAVGGLAGRLFIPAFRKMKTGKFEIYIGDRFRQDGSEPRGGGALMYLCFVTACFAAAAAEGFGADAIRAAAFTAIFAAVLTAVGLMEDYDRDVRGGIGMKSRYRVTIKLLLCGGYTALMGLFGYRCDMVLLPFRWGYLDLGWAYIPLNALLMTVIITAAEICDCQKGIHETGIDGLCPMTMFVSFLGLFAAFGDGSREIVKVISLCAAGSCAGYLIWGAKPSKLFLGQSGGLFLGSMMCGILMLSGLHGAVLLAMAVPFIELAAHLLQRAVFKKNKKLLFKGATLHEHFRNIGWSEYRITAVYAAAQALFCAGAAAYSIYEARLVIN, encoded by the coding sequence GTGAAGCTGACATTTATCATATTCGCCCTTCAGCTTGCTGTGGGCGGACTTGCAGGGCGGCTTTTCATACCCGCCTTCAGAAAAATGAAAACAGGAAAATTCGAGATATACATCGGTGACCGTTTCAGACAGGACGGTTCAGAACCACGGGGCGGAGGGGCGCTTATGTACCTCTGCTTTGTGACTGCCTGCTTTGCAGCGGCTGCTGCGGAGGGTTTTGGTGCCGATGCCATAAGGGCAGCGGCTTTCACGGCTATATTCGCCGCAGTGCTGACTGCTGTGGGACTTATGGAAGACTATGACCGTGACGTGCGCGGCGGAATAGGTATGAAAAGCAGGTACAGGGTGACGATAAAGCTTCTGCTGTGCGGAGGATACACGGCACTCATGGGACTTTTCGGTTACCGCTGTGATATGGTGCTTCTGCCATTCAGGTGGGGCTATCTTGATCTCGGATGGGCTTATATACCGCTGAATGCACTGCTGATGACTGTTATCATCACAGCGGCGGAGATATGCGACTGCCAGAAAGGTATACATGAAACAGGGATAGACGGACTTTGTCCGATGACGATGTTCGTAAGCTTTCTGGGACTTTTTGCGGCTTTCGGTGACGGCAGCCGCGAGATAGTAAAAGTTATATCCCTTTGTGCAGCAGGAAGCTGCGCAGGGTATCTGATATGGGGCGCTAAGCCCTCAAAGCTGTTCCTCGGTCAGTCGGGCGGACTTTTTCTGGGGAGCATGATGTGTGGAATACTGATGCTTTCAGGGCTGCACGGAGCGGTGCTGCTTGCTATGGCAGTACCATTCATAGAGCTTGCTGCACATTTATTGCAGCGGGCAGTATTCAAAAAGAATAAAAAGCTGCTGTTCAAAGGGGCGACCCTACATGAGCATTTTCGCAACATCGGGTGGAGCGAATACCGCATCACCGCAGTGTATGCAGCAGCGCAGGCATTGTTCTGCGCAGGGGCAGCGGCTTACAGTATATATGAAGCAAGGCTAGTGATCAATTAG
- a CDS encoding FtsW/RodA/SpoVE family cell cycle protein, with the protein MADKGIYRDRDGGLTLNNHLLVRQPVAQARKKLNFNFKSINKGVDMPFLLLILMLLGFGVLMMFSASYAWGINDMGDGYYYAKKQLTFAGIGLVGMLFVSMLDYHFFQNTAVCYLFFGVMYVMCLYAAFFGSSTADASRWINLGFVQFQPSELLKVSFIIIFAYIMAVNFPKFNNWKYCVIPFTVIMGLSVIVLGLQRHMSAVLIIGIIGVSMMFVSGMPAKTFWKFIGILAAVALLGLAILLMAGKFSYIQERIDGWRNPEADIQNNTWQTYNSLVAIGSGGWFGLGFGESRQKFLYLPEAQNDFVFAIICEELGFVGALVVVVLFVIFVLRGFYIASNAKDRFGMLVAAGITIQIGIQAFLNIMVASNSFPNTGISLPFFSYGGTALIIQLAEMGILLSISRQGNIKK; encoded by the coding sequence ATGGCTGATAAGGGTATATACCGCGACCGCGACGGCGGTCTTACACTGAACAATCACCTGCTGGTCAGACAACCTGTGGCGCAGGCGAGAAAAAAACTCAACTTCAATTTCAAGTCCATAAACAAAGGCGTTGATATGCCGTTTTTGCTGCTGATACTTATGCTGCTGGGCTTCGGAGTGCTGATGATGTTCTCAGCCTCCTACGCATGGGGCATAAACGATATGGGCGACGGCTACTACTACGCAAAAAAACAGCTGACCTTCGCAGGCATCGGTCTTGTCGGTATGCTGTTCGTATCTATGCTGGATTATCACTTCTTCCAGAATACGGCAGTTTGTTATCTGTTTTTCGGCGTGATGTATGTCATGTGTCTGTATGCGGCATTCTTCGGATCGTCAACAGCGGATGCGAGCCGATGGATAAATCTGGGATTTGTACAGTTCCAGCCCTCCGAGCTCCTTAAAGTATCCTTCATAATAATATTCGCATATATCATGGCGGTAAATTTCCCAAAATTCAATAACTGGAAGTACTGCGTAATACCCTTCACGGTGATAATGGGTCTTTCCGTTATCGTACTGGGGCTTCAGCGTCATATGTCTGCGGTGCTGATCATAGGTATCATCGGTGTCAGCATGATGTTCGTCAGCGGTATGCCCGCAAAAACCTTCTGGAAATTCATTGGTATACTGGCTGCCGTGGCTTTACTGGGTCTTGCCATACTTCTCATGGCAGGCAAATTCTCATATATACAGGAGAGAATAGACGGCTGGCGCAATCCCGAGGCTGATATACAGAACAATACCTGGCAGACCTACAATTCCCTCGTTGCCATAGGCTCAGGCGGATGGTTCGGTCTTGGATTCGGTGAATCAAGGCAGAAATTCCTCTACCTCCCCGAGGCGCAGAACGACTTCGTCTTCGCTATAATATGCGAAGAACTGGGATTCGTGGGCGCACTGGTAGTTGTGGTGCTGTTCGTTATATTCGTGCTGAGAGGCTTCTATATAGCTTCAAACGCCAAGGACAGATTCGGTATGCTGGTGGCTGCGGGCATTACGATACAGATAGGTATACAGGCTTTCCTGAATATAATGGTCGCTTCAAACTCCTTCCCGAATACAGGTATATCCCTGCCGTTTTTCAGCTACGGAGGTACCGCGCTGATAATACAGCTGGCAGAAATGGGAATACTGCTCAGTATCTCACGTCAGGGTAATATCAAAAAATAA
- a CDS encoding UDP-N-acetylglucosamine--N-acetylmuramyl-(pentapeptide) pyrophosphoryl-undecaprenol N-acetylglucosamine transferase, protein MLRVLLAGGGTAGHVNPALAIAEIIKENYPDAEICFAGNPDKLESKLVPKAGYKFEPLKIEGFQRKINAENIKRNFRAAVYLARSGSRCKEIIKGFKPDLVIGTGGYVSGPVVRAAANMGIRTAIHEQNAFAGVTNKILSKKVDVVMMTVEESRKNFPDAKKCVVTGLPVRGGFGRLTKAEARQKLGIPEDAQVVLSAGGSLGSKVLNENIMKLFKWYQSEGREVYHIHSYGTYKDYENFIEDCEKQGIKLKGNDHRMVDSYVDMPKAMAACDLIITRCGAASLAEIEAMGRCSVLIPSPWVAENHQYHNGMVLQNAGAGMVIEEKDLTEDKFIGAVRDYLDNPDKLRECSEKAAALHIKDTKERIMNCLRPLIKK, encoded by the coding sequence ATGCTCAGAGTACTGCTGGCAGGCGGCGGCACAGCGGGTCATGTTAACCCCGCACTTGCCATCGCTGAGATAATAAAAGAAAACTACCCCGATGCTGAGATATGCTTTGCGGGAAATCCCGATAAACTGGAATCAAAGCTGGTCCCTAAGGCGGGATATAAATTTGAACCCCTGAAAATAGAGGGCTTCCAGAGAAAGATAAATGCTGAAAACATCAAAAGGAACTTCCGCGCAGCCGTGTATCTGGCCAGATCCGGCAGCAGATGCAAGGAGATCATCAAAGGCTTCAAGCCCGATCTTGTCATAGGCACAGGCGGCTATGTAAGCGGTCCGGTTGTAAGGGCTGCGGCTAATATGGGCATAAGAACTGCCATACATGAACAGAATGCTTTTGCGGGCGTGACAAACAAGATACTCTCCAAAAAAGTCGATGTGGTCATGATGACAGTGGAAGAGTCAAGGAAGAATTTCCCCGATGCTAAAAAATGCGTTGTAACAGGTCTTCCCGTCAGGGGAGGCTTCGGCAGACTTACAAAAGCTGAAGCACGCCAAAAGCTGGGTATCCCCGAGGATGCACAGGTCGTGCTTTCCGCCGGCGGAAGTCTTGGTTCAAAAGTTCTGAACGAAAACATCATGAAGCTGTTCAAGTGGTATCAGAGCGAGGGCAGAGAGGTGTATCATATACACTCCTACGGCACCTACAAGGATTATGAAAACTTCATAGAGGACTGCGAAAAGCAGGGAATAAAACTCAAAGGCAACGATCACCGCATGGTGGACAGCTATGTTGATATGCCTAAGGCTATGGCAGCCTGTGACCTTATCATCACACGCTGCGGTGCGGCATCACTGGCTGAGATCGAAGCCATGGGCAGATGCTCGGTACTGATACCCTCCCCATGGGTAGCCGAGAACCACCAGTACCATAACGGTATGGTGCTGCAGAATGCAGGCGCAGGAATGGTCATCGAGGAAAAAGACCTTACTGAGGATAAGTTCATCGGTGCGGTCAGGGATTATCTCGACAACCCCGATAAACTGAGAGAATGCTCCGAAAAGGCAGCAGCTCTCCATATAAAAGATACAAAGGAACGCATTATGAACTGCCTCAGACCCCTTATAAAGAAATAA
- the murA gene encoding UDP-N-acetylglucosamine 1-carboxyvinyltransferase: protein MQKLIINGGKRLCGEIRVQGAKNSALPLLAGCLLTDGRTVLKRCPELTDVFAACRILNELGCKCSFRQGTATTDADSAAGFRITEELMREMRSSIVFLGAVLGRHGRCELSYPGGCELGPRPIDMHLSALRQLGVKIHEEHGRISCTCPRGLKGASISLPFPSVGATENIMLAAVCADGDTVIHNAAREPEITDLANFLVRCGADIKGAGCSTVRISGVKKLRGCEYDVMPDRIAAATYMAAAASTGGELGLTDISCDDLQAVTSVFEEMGAAVYSAGSRIFISCKAPLKAVRIIRTMPYPGFPTDAQAVVMAALTTARGSSMMVENIFESRFRHVDELVRMGADIKVSDRTAVIQGVKKLCGANVRAHDLRGGAALTIAALGAEGTSSVGCVGYIDRGYELIENVLSSVGADIRREF, encoded by the coding sequence ATGCAGAAGCTTATAATAAACGGCGGAAAACGGCTGTGCGGTGAGATACGGGTGCAGGGCGCAAAAAACAGTGCGCTGCCACTGCTGGCAGGGTGTCTGCTGACAGATGGCAGAACAGTGCTGAAACGCTGTCCCGAACTTACAGACGTTTTTGCCGCCTGCAGGATACTTAACGAACTGGGCTGCAAATGCAGCTTCAGACAGGGTACTGCCACGACCGATGCCGACAGTGCCGCAGGCTTCAGGATAACCGAGGAACTCATGCGCGAGATGCGAAGTTCCATAGTGTTTCTGGGCGCTGTGCTGGGCAGGCATGGCAGATGTGAACTCAGCTACCCGGGAGGATGCGAGCTTGGTCCCCGACCGATAGATATGCATCTTTCCGCACTCAGACAGCTGGGTGTGAAGATACATGAGGAACACGGCAGGATAAGCTGCACCTGTCCCAGAGGGCTGAAAGGCGCTTCCATAAGTCTGCCCTTCCCTTCTGTGGGAGCCACTGAAAATATCATGCTCGCCGCTGTATGTGCTGACGGCGATACCGTTATACACAATGCAGCCCGTGAACCCGAGATCACAGATCTTGCAAACTTCCTTGTACGCTGCGGTGCTGACATAAAAGGCGCAGGCTGCAGCACTGTGCGTATCTCAGGTGTGAAAAAACTCCGCGGATGTGAGTATGATGTCATGCCCGACAGGATAGCAGCAGCGACATATATGGCTGCTGCAGCTTCAACAGGCGGTGAGCTGGGTCTTACAGATATCAGCTGCGATGACCTTCAGGCTGTCACCTCTGTTTTCGAGGAGATGGGAGCTGCGGTGTACTCCGCAGGCAGCAGGATATTCATAAGCTGCAAGGCTCCGCTGAAAGCTGTGCGCATAATAAGAACTATGCCGTACCCGGGCTTCCCCACCGATGCCCAGGCTGTTGTAATGGCAGCGCTGACTACGGCACGCGGCAGCAGTATGATGGTGGAAAATATATTTGAAAGCAGATTCCGCCATGTGGACGAATTAGTGCGCATGGGGGCTGATATAAAAGTATCGGACAGAACGGCTGTGATACAAGGCGTCAAAAAACTATGCGGCGCAAATGTCAGAGCCCATGACCTGCGGGGCGGCGCAGCCCTTACGATCGCTGCACTGGGCGCTGAGGGTACTTCCTCAGTAGGCTGTGTCGGGTATATCGACAGAGGGTATGAGCTCATAGAAAACGTGCTGAGCTCAGTCGGCGCTGATATACGCAGAGAGTTCTGA